TCCAACAACAGACtacagtgaaaaaaaagccattataATGCTAATAATGCGCCGCTTTGAATGACTATATCAACAAGGTATATGTAAACATCCTCCTTCCAGTTATCAGTTGCCGAGTCACGGTGGTTATATATCCATCGCGATTGTTTGATCATTGGCGTGATTACGCAATGGAAAAATGACAGACTTGAGGTGGGCCACAagtcaaggggaaaaaaaaaaacttttaaatgtgAATAGCGATTGAACAGAATCAAAGATCTGACATTCTCCTTTTCCATTTGTACAtttggccttggcagaggtcacGTGTACGATCACCTAATGTAGTGTCTCAACAACTTAAAACGTAAGCATGttcaatacaactttttttcaaaccagtacaagtactcaactcttcagTAGTCACCACTAACAAGTATTGATACCCAAAagtacttttgatgcataaaagtaaaaaaaaaaaaaagacaaatcagTTTAAAGAGACTTATACATCCCAATTAGGGTTGCAACTACTATTTGAGTAATCGATTGGATGAATTTGtctgttgatttttattataatttttttattcatcattcattattaaaaaaaaaaaaacatttaatttccaTTCCAGTTCACAAACATAAATTATGTTTCAGTTACACACTTTGTAACGTGTTGAGAATCGGCAAAATCATTGatctttattgttttattttggttcaaGACAAAGATAATCAATCCGCTTTTAtagaggactacagaaatcggagaatatttactgttaaGAAGCTGAAATTCCAATCATTTGgtgattttaaataaaataaaaaattcaaacatGATTTATTGGTCTGACAATCGATTAGTTCTTgattaattgttgcacctctaataccgttttccttaaaattgcatgaaattaatggcaattttttatTGTTCTAATTCTTGAATGTTGAACGGCCACTAGTAtgcgcgagtaccgataccttgaaataaggccaggtaTCGGCCCAATACCCAATAGTAGCCGTTAATGCTAACTAGCCTAGCGCAAAATTggttgcatgatttttttttcccccccactggGATGGTACAGGGGTACCTAATGAAGCGTCCCAGTGAAGAAACATGGCAGATGCTCTCTCCAGgccgcctgtgtgtgtgtgtgggcacACGTCGAGTAGGAGGCTCTGTACGTGTGGAGGCACAATTTCATTCTGTTGTACTCCAAGCCGGGGCGGGCGTTAAAGCCGCCAGACGACGATGTCTGCTTTATGAGACAACCCTCCAATTTGCATCAATCCTTCATTAATTATGAATCGCTGACATCATGCATCCAAACGCTCCCATTCACACATGATGGCGGGGAATGCATGAATGATTTGACGTTTCGGGTAAGAATGCAAATTCCCCGACTGGAAAAAGGATTTGTTGCCTCTTGGACCGGATTTAAATGGAGGTCACGCCAGACAAACGGCAACAGACAGCGAGAGATGCGACTCTTCTCCGTATCTGCGAGTCTGCAGAGCGATGAGTCACACAGCGCACACTCTCTGAGGAAACTAAAGGGGGGCTAGTGGGCTGCATgccggattttttttgttttttttttgctctttgtcGGCTTCAATCAGAGAAAACGCTCAGTTGTGAGCTGAACTTAGTGACGCTGGTTTGTGAGTTTTAAAGCCAGAGAGGTGCTGCTAACTGCTGTTTTTAGATGACTACATCCCGGGGAAGTTGCCCAAAAATGGCGGAAAAGGACAAGGAGACATGGCGGAAAGGAAGACGAAACAAACCGAAGCATCAGATATTTTCTAAACTGCACAGACAACAAGGAGTCTGTATGAAGTCAAATGTTCGCAAAAGCTAGCTGCTTGCTAGCTAGCAGAGCGCAACAATGTAGCACAACATAGTGTTTTTTTCCAGATGGCATGAACCAAACGACGAGGCAACTGAAATATACGGACGACAAAAAGTCAACATAATAAAACTTTATTAGTGAAAGTTTAGTCCACTCTAATGGCTAAGGCTAGTTATTGAAGCTAGCATAATTGCTAGGTAGCAGAAACAAAATTAGCGTTGGCAAGTTATGCTAGCTTTGATGCTTCATTGGCAATGGCAACTTGTGGCAAAGGTTAAACGTTAGATCAAATACGTGAGTTAGGCTTGTTCAGGTATATATAAAAACtactctgtattaaatataaaacaggTGTGCCCCACCATAGAGTGCCAtctacaagttttttttcactcagaaattctaaggcAATTTTTAAAGGAGAGTTTTGATTACATTTGACAagtttattaaagaaaaaaaaaaagttactcaagcattgaggaacaaactcatgaccttcagcttgggagacagccgctctaccacctgagccatgccactcttgctGTTTACCACTGtactgcattgctggtgtgtccaaaataagacaaaaaaaatcggTCTCTTGAGAGGTACAAAAATTCCACCTGACACCAtcaatatactaacacacagcagaagcatggctcaggtggtagagtggccgtTTCCCAACCTGAAGGTTGTGGGTTAGTTCCAACCCTTGAgtaactttttctttctttctttaaataTACTGGTAtaatgtactcaaaactctcattgtaaaatgtacttcgaatttgactgaaaaaaaaaactttgttttaACCAGTGCACTGGAAATGTTGGGGGAAGTCCCAAATTACCCCGATTGTTGCAAAATTGCTTTACAAACTAACACAATTAATTTTGCTAATCACTTGTTGCCAGGCAGGATTCATAGGGCACAATCATTTTTGccccaagacttttttttttttttttttaatggcttagCTGATACAGTATACGCTTGCTTTGCTGCTTCTTTGGCAACAAATTGCCTATGACaattttcctatcaaaaaccgattttaaaacaaattccgACTGGCAGTACGGCAGTGGGAAAAATAACACGCAGTTATCCTCCAAGGCTGCATTTGAGGAGATAAGTCAGCAGAGGAGAGGGTGACTCATGGCGTAGGCCATCTTGCACCTGGGTCCCACACTCCTACCGCCAGCCAGCCCATAATTAGCCGCAAATGGCGCTGACGCACAGGAAGGCCCAGCCGGCAGGGAGCCTGAGCGGTGCGCTTCGCACTCTTCGTCCTGGCTTGTTACTCCACAACTGGCCTTCCAGCTGCGACAGCCTGTGCGTGTGACTGCTTTGTGTTGCATAACAGCCCGATTGCAACTTTTTGCAAGATCAAGATTTTGTCAGTGTCAAGGTGCATCACGTCTTAGAATGCCTGATTTTATCatttataataatacaaatagaaATAATCAATATAGCACTTTTGACACTGTAAAAAACAACTCATATTTTTTGGCTGAAAACAGTCatttagtaatttaaaaaaaaaaaaaaaaaaaaaaaaggctgtccGCCAGCCCTATAAATCACTGGGGGAAACCATAGACAGTGATAGCCCTACTGTCAAGTCATGTCAATAGTTCTTTGGCAAAGGCCACAACACTTTTAGCTAATAGGTGAATTTCCGGTAAATAACAGATTATAggctacagaaaaaaatatttgtaaaaaggTAAATTTCCGAATACCAAATCACAAAAACACaggtattaaataaaatatattaaaaaaaaacaacaactttgccttACATGTACACACAACAACTACATGTCATGTGACATCATCACCATGGTAACACTgactaacattttttatttttttttgcatccccGCCAGGACCCAAGTGCGTCTGGAGAGCCTGGAGGACTGCCGAGTCCTGGAGGACCCGCGCGACGACGCCATGTGCGACACCCACGGCTGCCCGGCCTACGTCAGCCCGGAGATCCTCAGCGGGGCGGCGCCCTACTCGGGCAAGATGGCCGACATGTGGAGCCTGGGCGTGGTGCTGTATACCATGCTGGCCGGCCGCTACCCTTTCCACGACGCCGACCCGGCCGCGCTCTTCTCCAAGATCCGCCGGGGACACTGTTGCCTGCCCGAGGGGCTGTCGCCCGGGGCCCGCTGCCTGGTCCAGAGCCTTCTGAGGAAGGAACCGGCAGAGAGACTGACGTCTTCCGAGTTACTGGCGCACCCGTGGTTCCGACTGCCGACCGCGGAAGCTAGCCAGGGCGAACAGACGGTGCCGTCCTTTGACGTGGAGGACGATGACCATCTGCTTTGCTGACCAAAAATGGACACACCTGTGTACagtggacccccccccccacactttGGGCGGGGGGTAGGGAAAGTCTGCACCTCAACAAAGGAGTCTGTAATTGCGTATAcatgccacaaggtggcagcGGAGCACTTAAACCAGAGATGATCATAAAGCATCAACACCATGGCTCGACGCAATCATCAACTTATGACCGTCTTGACAAGTAGAATTCAACTTGGACCACCTTCACATCAGGCCCACCAAGAGGATTAGCTAGCATATTAGACTAAATAATATGCAAACTCATCACACATTGGACAAATATTTTCACTTGCACTCAACATAACTGATAAGTCATGAAGGTCTTCTTTTGTCATTTACACAATAAGAAATGCTTGGGCAAATTGTTATGAAAAGTAGCCTAGGCAAGGTATTAGAAGCTAGCTACATCGTgagagaaacaaaaacaatccactcaaaaattttatattaaacCAAACAATAACGCCAAGattccaccagatggcgccaaataAAAACTGCTTTCGTCAAATAGCCGAGAGTTTTCGTAAATAATGGAGAATAGCGGAAGTATTCCCCCcaacccaaaaaataataatctgcaaATTCGCGAATGCCGAAGCGCAAATCTGCGGGGGTTCACTGTACTGTGCTTGTGTACTGTatgggcattttttattttaattgttggTGCTAAGACAGAATAGTTGAGACCTCAAGCTACACTTAGCTGATGGCGTCACGGCGGAATTCTCACATTTATTGACACCCATGACGACAGCCAATAGGACGGCAAGAGTCTTTTCAGTTAAATACAACAAAGTGCGTTCAGTGCCAAAGAAACTTGAGCAAATTTCATCGCtggattttatttactttttttttttttcatccaaaacccccccaaaaaatgactattCTTTGACTTTTTGTATTTCCTTTTCAACAATGATACATTGTTTATttgctacaattttttttcgacAAGTATTTTTATTGTGGGTGCGAAAACGGAATAGCCAAGACCTCGCGCTACGCTCGGCTAACTTAACAGATGGCGGTTGGCGGAGCTCGTCAGCCTGGCTGACTGGCGCCTGGGCGGCTAGCGCAGATGTGTCACACGCAACAGGACACAATGCGTCTTTGGAAAGGAAATACAAATTGCTGGAAGAGCCATCAGAGCAATCCTCGTGcaattattgtcatttttgtatctgaaattcaacaaaaaaaaaataactgcgttttgggatttattttttgatttctttttttctttctttttttttccttaggatatatttttttgatttttttttttttatatatatatatatagtttttttccccaaaaataattttgaagagagaaaatttttttcccattttttttaataagatttttGCCATTATCATccaaaacagtaaatattttgtttgtcttttgtttttattccaaacaatttccaaataaattttgttttccatatttctatAACATTagggttttttgtatacactttttttttttcccccaaaaaaggttTTTTCCCCATCTTTACTTTCATCTAAAACAAAGAAATCATTTATGTCGTGTTTtggatttgaatattttttttttataaaaaaaatatatataaaacattaacattgagagacttttaatgtttttttattattattgaaaacaaaaaaaaatgtttttcagaaGTAACAcaaaaatttgattattttttatttttatttatttttttaaactagcgaCTGACTGTGAATAACTTTGGCAATGACATTGAAACAAATTAACTGGCCAATTAGCAAGCGCGCCGATCTTGCGCAAAGCACCATCGGCGCCACTGCGGCTGAGCCGCGCATGTTGTTTTTATCTCGACCCCGCAAACTAACGAGAGTGTCACTTGTGAGGACGTAAAAACGCGCAGCAGACAACGGTACAAACCAATCCAGCATTTGTATGTTCGATAACTTGtggaaaatgtttgtgtatgtcgAACGCAAAAAGACTCGAGACAATCTGCAGATTGTTTCCAAGTGATTATTCGAGTTGCTTCCGATGCGGCCGAGCTGACACGAGTGCGCCACATGTCGCACTGTGAAtgaagtgtgcgtgcgtgcgacaACCTGGCAGCAAATAAATCACTCGTAAAATATGTTCGTCCTCTAAGGAGAAACGCATGTAAATATCTGTATATTTCAAATGAGTGTTATAGATGAataaagatgtttgttttttcaaaaattggTTTCTCTCCATGGTCCCCACCACCACTCATCAAGCAAGAACAAACAGTATAGGAAGAAGAAAGGATAAAAGGTAGGAAGGGCAGGATGAAATGAAACAAGGATGTCGTGAATATGGAAGGAAGTGACTGAAGGTGCATGAAATAAAGGGCAGAAGGAAGTTAGGTAACAAGGATGGAGGGTAGGAAGAATGAAAGAGGAGACAGAAGGAAGGATGGAAATCAAGGAAGGGAGGACGAGGAGGGTACTGCAACCTGGACTTGAAACCAGAATCTTAAAACCTGTGCTGAATTTACGTGACTAAACTGGACGTGGCTTATATATTAAATTGCGTAATATTAGGGCACTACATACGATGACAAGGGAAGAGTTGCAATTCTTTGAGGCAAACAAGCCCTTTGCTGCCCCCATGTGGTGATTTGGAACACTGAAAATTGTGGAAAATAGTCCATTAGGGTTTAGAACACCATGAGCAGATTGATATACAGTTATAGACACATATAGGTAGAAATATATGCAATACAGATATAGATATAAAACATACATAACTGTATAGAGATAAAGATAAATCAATAATTGATCAAATAAACTAGATTAGCTCTGTCACTATTGCCAATGACTTCTTAAACCGAACCAGCATCAAATGGCCACTTCCTGTGTGCATTTCGTGCTTTATAGCGGGCGAATAAAAAGCCACCTGCAAAGCGAGAGGAGACTCGCTCAACTCGAAAGCAAACATGGCCTCTATTTGTTGTTCCTGCGCGCTAATTGAGGCTAATCCCATCAAGACAAACATTAGCGGCAAATAAAACTGAGCGTCGGCAACGTTTACAACGCCAaaatgtcttttaaaaaaagcaacCGGGAACACCAAGCAGATTCCTACGTTAATCTCAAGAAAGCAAAAGGGAGATTATGTGAAAGTTAAACAATGGCCACACTGTGACGGGGATTAAAATGGCGGAGACCATAAAACGCAGTGACTCATTTTGATCTTTCAAAGGAACAGCTTTATATTGATGGCAGGGGAAAGGATTGCCTTtactttcaattattatttaagAGTGACTTGATTTGTGATTTTGTCCATATTCCCTTATGTGATTCAGTCATTTTCTTGATGAATTATAGACGTGGATTTGAGAGTCACTGGCTTCGTGATTTATGGTAATATTCTTTGTGATTTAGAGCCCCTGTAGTTTGGGATTCGGGGTCCGTGCCCTTCATCTAATTTCAAATCCGTTTTCGAAGTTGATTATTGCATTAATTCGCTTTCTAAAGATCACAATTGGACCTAGCTTGTTTCTAAATAAATCAAGTTtgctgcaaaaaacaacaacaacaaaaacagcaaaagttTCAGGAAGTCAGTAAGGATCTATGAAAGACAATTGCAGTCCTGTGGAGCAATGAAAATTGCTACAAAATGCAAACGGTTCAGACAAAATGTTGGCAAACAccttcaacaaacaaatgttttgtttacacTGCCTGCAAGCATTTTGTCAGCATTTTTAAATTCATGACTATTAGCACTTGTTCACTACAGTGAagtaaaacaaatggaaaaagtgGACACCTTACTATGAGCTGGCGGATGTTTACACTTGGCAAAGGTGCAGGCCGTCGTCCACTGGCTGCTTTATTGCCCTCACATGAGTGCAGACGCAATCAAAAAGGGCTTTTGTCCTTTGCGGAGGCCCCCGTCCTGCATCAGCTGTTGCCACGGCGACACCGCACTCCAAAACGCCACCTGACCAGGcaggactgaaaaaaaaaaaaaaaaaaaaacgaaagctGGAGTTGAGAAAGCTTGGCAAGGGCAGACAGAAAGGGATGGGGTGGGGAACAACTTCACTTCacacaaaaatgacaataaaactTTCAGTtatttacggaagcgtattgcattcacttgaaaaagaaaaaaaaactttctgactaattttttgggggagctttgttttttttcagtaattgtttggtttttctaaatattttttttcagttttattgaatatttttttctgtcataaaaaaacattcaaaaaaatagcaaaaaatattcagaaaaactgaaaaagaaattactcagaaaaacgggggggggggatattattcagaaaaacagaaaaaaaatatattaaaaaaaaaaaaacagaaaaaaaaaattattacaaaaaaacagttttcagAGGGgttactaactgcctacgagctgcatAGGACTCGTTTGTACGTATACTgcttgcgaggtgggagtaacaataTGGCCGCCATGTGACTTCAACAGCTGGCACTGGTGTGTAtgggctattggctatccagtcatatatacaggtcagtgctcTGCAACAGGTCACTTGGAGTTTAGAGGTCCAAAAATATTACTCTGAAAACagtttttcttaatattttccccctgtttttgtgagcattttttttctgtctttctgaatttttttaatgatcgaaaaaaatattcagaaaaacagaaaaaaaaatattcagaaaaaaaattctcaaaacaacaaagctccccccaaaaaaattagtgagaaaagtgtttttttctttttctgttaatTGGGTCTTCTGTGTGACTTATACAATCTTGTCCTTTGCATTTTTAAGACATATCTCACTtcgatgtttttttctttaagcaTTCATTTCATCATTTGCGCTTTATGTGATTGACAGACCCTCTTCATGTGGTTTGCGGGCCCCTTCTTTGTGATTCAGAGTTGCTATCTGTATGCCAGTATGTCATTTTAGCAGTGACTTTTGGTCATTTTCTTTCTAAAcgaggatttttatttatttattttttgtttcgaaTTTTGGGTCCATTTCTTTGTGATTTTGAGTCCCTTAACTGATTTAGTTTTAAGACCCTTATGTTTTTGAGGCACTTTATttgacatgactttttttttttttcatgacagaaACACATGATCAGaactttcatttgtttgtttcttctGGTAATATTTCACATAAACAAGAAAATAAGCACAAAAGGTCCGAGTTCAAAACTGTTTATTTTGAGGGTgaacacaaacagaaaaacttCGACAAACTTTCACACTGCTCATACAATCCTGATAAGACATTCGCAAAACTCTCCAGCGTGCGTTTGTGCATGTCAGCTCTTGAAAGAACCCTTTTCtatgtttttttacaaatatagcACTCAAAACGATTGCTTTTCCTTTGCTGCTATAAACAAACAACATTGCTATCGGTAGTAGTAGAGAAAGTACAGAATCTTGTCATCTACCAACAAAATGTTTGTAACAACTTCCATGACTTTTCAAGAAACACTTTTGTGAGGTTTTCACAGCTGCCAAATTATTATGCAAATAAATAACGACTGTATGACTTGTAAATATTAAAATCTCTAAACAAACAGTTTCTAACCTCATCTGTCGTCAGTAACAGCAAGTAAGCAAGCAGTCTGTGGTTTTAttagtataatatttttttttactttatcatGTTAAAAGCAGCAGTATGACGCTATCCGACGAAAGTTGCCAGGTAACTTTCTCGAGAAGGAGAAATTTCCTTGTAAGCCTTTAAGCACACTTACATTCACTCatgtaaatgtaataaaatgaaaaaattgtaGAGTGTACATCTACTTATGGCAGTATTTTAAGTCAACTTATTTTAGCATCAGCGTACATCAATAACATTTTCAATACTAACTTGACCATGTGTATCAATAAAATaagagttaaaagaaaaaagtaacaatTTTAAGCACGTTTACCCCTAAAGTTGACCAGTTTGGTGGTAAAAAGTGCTAAAAAGTACTATGAcatgctaaaacaaaaaatgagaaTTATGCAACATttaattaatcattttttttaccttaaagAAATGCTTGAACCTCTTGAAGCTACATCTACAGGAATCAAATATTTTCAGCATTAAGTATTCTACCGACGATCCCTGCCATTAATTGCATAAAAACTGATCTTAAAATTAGTAAATAAACTACTAAATGCCATCACCtctgtagtatctgtgactttTAAGGTGTGTGGCTTTAAAATGCGGGGCTTGGTCTGGTAAGTGACGTGTGTCAACAAATGAGTCGAGTTGTTGAGACGGCTGATAGTTCAGGTTAGCAAGCTATATTAAATTAGCCAACATTGATAACGTTAGCTTGATTTTGATTCTGCTTCAACTTTTTCAATTAATCGgttgaaggcatttttttcaatctttttttacAGCTTACTTTTATTGTGTCATAGAAACATTCGAGACATTCAAGCACCCATTTAAGGCACTAAAACAAAGAATTGAAGAAGGTAGAAAACGGGTGAAATGTTGCCGTCAGCGTGCTCCCGTCTCGGTCCGCAGGTGGGCGGCCAGCTCCCGGAGGAGGGCGGTCCGACCCAGGTAGTCCCCGCGTCTCTTCTCCGCGATCACGTCCTCCAGGCTGTGGAACTCCAGGGCGTGCGAGTACTTCTGGTCGCCCAGCAGGACGTGCAGCGTGTACTGTTGGCGGCCGCCGCCGTGCAGCTCGCCGCCCGCCTTCAACTCTCTGCGGCCGAAGCGGCACCAGGCGGCAAAGCCCTCCGAGTTCCGCCAGCTCAGCTCGCGGTCCTTCAGGCCCACCTGCGGAGATCCATTTGAGCTTTTATTCCACATCCTGCATATCCACACTAAAAGGTCCGTGTTGTAGTACACGCTTTGTCCTTACTAGTACAACTACATCTTACGAGTGAAGCAGAACTGCTCACTTGACAATAGTTTCTTGGTGCCACAAGACTGTGGCAAAGCACTAATTTTGGCTAAATGAAGCACCTCAAATCACTTCCAAAATAATTCCCTTGCAACaaggtgccacaagatggcatcaAACACTAGTTTTGACTAAAAGCTTCTCCACTCCAAcatagtttcttagcaccaATATGTCATCAAAACACTATTTATTTCTAAATTGCTACTCGACTAATTTCTAAAGTAGTTACTTGACACCAAGATGGCGACAAATTCAACAAATGGAAGGAAGGTATCACGGCACAAGTACACGGACCTTCAGCCGGTTATGGAGGATCTGAAATAAATTGCTCAAACGGCATTCCACACCTGACCTTACCTGCTCCAGGGCGCTCTGCACCACCGCGTCGGGTTCTCGGGCTCGGAACTTGAACCGGTCGTTGACGATCCGGCAACGTCTCCCCCGGCCGGCGTCCGTCAGGAAGGCGCTCTTCACCTCGGCCCGGTGTAGGTGGACCACCTGGAAGTCGCCCACGTACACGGCCCAGTGCGGGTACTGGCCGCCGGCCACGAATTCCACCAGGTCGCCGGCGCGGCACTTGTTGAGCAGGTTCTCCGGAGAGTACACTTCCAAGGTGGACGAACGGCGGCTCTTCTCGTACACGCACTCGTCCAGCTTGTACACGGCGCACTCCACATCCTCCCGCGGGTCAAACGCAGTTTCTTCCGGGTTCGAGTTCGACTGGGTCCCGTCCACCGCCCTGCCGTCGCCCACATCACCACCACCTCCTCCCGGCTCGTCCTCGTCGTCTTCCCCGCCGGAGAAAATGTACGAGACGCCGATGCGAGGGCCGTCGTCCCGGTCCACACCGTGCGGGTCCACGGTCGGAACTTCGGCGTAACTTAACCGCTCCATGTGGTTCCCCATTCGGGCGAACAACAGGTTCGGTCCCCGCGAGTCAAAATGTCGCCATTTGGGGAACTTTGAATCCAAATTGAAAATACACGGCAACGAGTATACAAAAAGAGGAGGAAATGACTTCCAATTACCCTTCTTCCTCTGCCCTCTTCCTCCTCAGGTGTTAGCGACTCACCTGAGCGTCTTTTCCGGCGTCAAAGTTGGCGTCCAGTCGTCGAATAAATCCGCACAATTCCACGCCAAAGTCGGTCCAGTGCGGCCCGGTCCGACCCGGTTACTAATCTGGCTCGAGTCCCCCCCCTCGCCACTTAATTAGGCTCACGTGCGGTTCCCCTCAAGCCAGCGAAATCGTTGCCACTTAACCGGAAGTAAGTGACCGATTgcctgttaaaataaaagtattgaGTGGAAATGGGCGCAAAAAATAATTCCTTTTTTGTACCATCCATTTTATGGCGTTGAAATTAATGGATATGGTtcaatttgtgtgttttttatgaCTGAtagatttttgttatttatttatttttagttgcaggtttttgttttttaacattctaTTGTATGTCTTTGTTCTTGTTTGATTACCCCAGCACTCCCCCCGCCCCTCCCAAGTTTTCATGCAATTTATCATTTTAATAAAGTTTAGTTCAAAGAAAATTAGTGAGTGGAAATGCacacaaaatactgtaaaactgaAGCAGGAGATATCAAGTACAATTTTACTGCAGGCTACTGTATTGCGGTATGTCCAGAACTTTGTTTGAGCTACAGTTGTTGTTAAACTGCTCTATAAAGTTGAGTAGAGGATATTCTAGTAATAGTTGGCTAACCAACCAAGAGGATATGCTAACAACTTAATTGGGTAGCCACTTATTAGCATATCATCAGGATGGCATATTCTACATTGGATCAAGTTGTGGTGGCCACTTGCTAGCATCTCCTATTGATTTGGTAGCTGCCTACTAGCTTATCTTCTAGATGGGGTGCAGTTCTGGTAGCTGCCTGCTAGCAGATCTTTCCATCTAGAAGAGGTGCTAGCTGGTGTCACAACTGGAGCTTATCCAGAAGTGATGATAGCAGGCTGATCCACACACTAGATACTACCAGAGTTAAGAGATGTTAGCAGGCAACGAGCACCATCACCTCTCCTTGCTTGTGCAACTCTAAAGGTGAACAAGTGCGTCCTAGAGGC
This portion of the Festucalex cinctus isolate MCC-2025b chromosome 19, RoL_Fcin_1.0, whole genome shotgun sequence genome encodes:
- the lratd2a gene encoding protein LRATD2a, which codes for MGNHMERLSYAEVPTVDPHGVDRDDGPRIGVSYIFSGGEDDEDEPGGGGGDVGDGRAVDGTQSNSNPEETAFDPREDVECAVYKLDECVYEKSRRSSTLEVYSPENLLNKCRAGDLVEFVAGGQYPHWAVYVGDFQVVHLHRAEVKSAFLTDAGRGRRCRIVNDRFKFRAREPDAVVQSALEQVGLKDRELSWRNSEGFAAWCRFGRRELKAGGELHGGGRQQYTLHVLLGDQKYSHALEFHSLEDVIAEKRRGDYLGRTALLRELAAHLRTETGAR